The following proteins come from a genomic window of Notamacropus eugenii isolate mMacEug1 chromosome X, mMacEug1.pri_v2, whole genome shotgun sequence:
- the KDM5C gene encoding lysine-specific demethylase 5C isoform X1: MEAGPEDFVPPPECPVFEPSWAEFRDPLGYIAKIRPIAEKSGICKIRPPPDWQPPFAVEVDNFRFTPRIQRLNELEAQTRVKLNYLDQIAKFWEIQGSSLKIPNVERRILDLYSLSKIVVEEGGYEAISKDRRWARVAQRLNYPAGKNIGSLLRSHYERIVYPYEMYQSGANLVQCNTRPFDSEEKDKEYKPHSIPLRQSVQPSKFNSYGRRAKRLQPDPEPTEEDIEKNPELKKLQIYGAGPKMMGLGLMAKDKSLRKKDKDGPECPPTVVVKEEVGTEPKLEPASPKAFMDGKEELSHSPEPCTKMTMRLRRSHSNAQFIESYVCRMCTRGDEDDKLLLCDGCDDNYHIFCLLPPLPEIPKGIWRCPKCVMAECKRPPEAFGFEQATREYTLQSFGEMADSFKADYFNMPVHMVPTELVEKEFWRLVNSIEEDVTVEYGADIHSKEFGSGFPISDSTRRLSPEEEEYAASGWNLNVMPVLEQSVLCHINADISGMKVPWLYVGMVFSAFCWHIEDHWSYSINYLHWGEPKTWYGVPSFAAEHLEEVMKKLTPELFDSQPDLLHQLVTLMNPNTLMAHGVPVVRTNQCAGEFVITFPRAYHSGFNQGYNFAEAVNFCTADWLPAGRQCIEHYRRLRRYCVFSHEELICKMAACPEKLDLNLAAAVHKEMFIMVQEERRLRKALLEKGITEAEREAFELLPDDERQCAKCKTTCFLSALACYDCPDGLVCLSHIDDLCKCPTSKQYLRYRYTLDELPAMLHKLKVRAESFDTWASQVRTALELEDGRKRSLEELRALESEARERRFPHSELLQRLKDCLRQAEACISRALRLVSSREPGGVEPSGERWVPRVLPPQLTLEELREFIEEMSSLPCAMHQIGEVKDILEQVEAFQAQAQTALASLPASLGHLPGLLEQAHRLGVGVPEAEQLKLQVQQAHWLDEVKRALAPPAQRGTLAVMRGLLASGADVAPSPAVDKARAELQELLAIAERWEEKAHLCLEARQKHPPATLEAIIREAENLPVHLPNILALKEALGKARAWIADVDEIQNGDHYPCLDDLEGLVAVGRDLPVGLEELRQLELQVLMAHSWREKASKTFLKKNSCYTLLEVLCPCADAGSESMKRDRWKREKEQGLYRSDTELLGLSAQDLRDPGSVILAFKEGEQKEKEGILHLRRANAAKPCPSAPKLTGPPSAVPSPEAPSCVCGQAPVGEGALQCDLCRDWFHGCCVSAPRLSGLRPLAWWEWDTKFLCPLCMRSRRPRLETILALLVALQKLPVRLPEGEALQCLTERAIGWQGRARRALASRDVSALLSRLAELRQRLYRSSATPRPQPGSLAPPPLRESRGSSNELQLSLENGDDVKSGEKTSPGGSSDLELLALMLPRLEGPVLELPEAARGPLEELMMEGDLLEVTLDENHSIWQLLQAGRPPDLSRLRTLIELEKAERQGTRGRSRAPEKRRRRKGERTGGECAGGECAGSSECTDVTREELEPKRARGPVTTEVEEMLEEEEEEEGEAEGSRAGDDALPPGGGNGLQSSSPPLSQNRPEGRPGSQAGGPSAGCPPPTSPCPSEQQL, translated from the exons ATGGAGGCCGGGCCCGAGGACTTCGTGCCCCCGCCCGAGTGCCCCGTCTTCGAGCCAAGCTGGGCCGAGTTCAGGGACCCTCTGGGCTACATCGCCAAGATCCGGCCCATCGCCGAGAAGTCGGGCATCTGCAAGATCCGGCCGCCGCCG GACTGGCAGCCTCCCTTTGCTGTGGAAGTGGACAACTTCAGGTTCACCCCCCGGATCCAGAGGCTGAATGAACTGGAG GCCCAGACCAGAGTGAAGCTCAATTACTTGGACCAGATTGCCAAGTTCTGGGAGATCCAGGGCTCCTCCCTGAAGATCCCGAATGTGGAGCGACGTATCTTGGACCTCTACAGCCTCAGCAAA ATTGTGGTAGAGGAGGGGGGCTATGAAGCCATCAGCAAGGACCGCCGCTGGGCTCGTGTGGCCCAGCGTCTCAACTACCCAGCCGGCAAGAACATTGGGTCCCTGCTGCGCTCTCACTATGAGCGTATCGTCTACCCCTATGAGATGTACCAGTCTGGAGCCAATCTGGtg CAGTGTAACACACGTCCATTTGATAGCGAAGAGAAAGACAAGGAATACAAGCCCCACAGTATCCCCCTGCGGCAGTCGGTGCAGCCCTCCAAGTTCAATAGCTATGGACGGCGGGCCAAGAGGCTGCAGCCTGAT CCGGAACCCACTGAAGAGGACATAGAGAAGAACCCGGAGCTTAAGAAGCTGCAGATCTATGGGGCCGGCCCTAAGATGATGGGGCTGGGCCTCATGGCCAAGGACAAGAGTCTTCGAAAGAAGG ATAAGGATGGCCCTGAATGCCCCCCAACAGTGGTGGTGAAAGAAGAGGTGGGCACCGAGCCAAAGCTGGAGCCAGCTTCCCCTAAAGCCTTCATGGATGGCAAAGAGGAGCTGAGCCACAGCCCCGAGCCCTGCACCAAGATGACCATGCGTCTGAGGAGGAGCCATAGCAATGCCCAGTTT ATTGAGTCCTATGTGTGCCGGATGTGTACCCGAGGGGATGAGGATGACAAGCTCCTGCTGTGTGATGGCTGTGATGACAACTACCACATCTTTTGCCTCCTGCCTCCCCTCCCAGAGATCCCTAAGGGCATCTGGCGCTGCCCTAAGTGTGTCATGGCG gaatgtaaacgccCTCCAGAGGCCTTTGGCTTTGAGCAAGCCACACGGGAATACACGCTGCAGAGCTTTGGTGAGATGGCTGACTCCTTCAAGGCTGACTACTTCAACATGCCTGTGCAT ATGGTACCCACAGAGCTAGTGGAAAAGGAGTTCTGGCGCCTCGTGAACAGCATTGAGGAGGATGTGACCGTGGAGTATGGGGCAGACATCCACTCCAAGGAGTTTGGCAGTGGCTTTCCCATTAGTGACAGCACAAGGCGCCTGTCCCCTGAGGAGGAG GAGTACGCGGCCAGTGGTTGGAACCTCAACGTCATGCCCGTCCTGGAACAGTCGGTCTTGTGCCACATCAATGCTGACATCTCTGGCATGAAGGTGCCCTGGCTATATGTGGGCATGGTCTTCTCAGCCTTCTGCTGGCACATTGAGGATCACTGGAGCTACTCCATTAACTACCTCCATTG GGGAGAGCCTAAGACGTGGTACGGTGTCCCGTCATTCGCAGCCGAGCACCTGGAGGAGGTGATGAAAAAGCTGACGCCTGAGCTTTTTGACAGCCAGCCCGACCTTCTCCATCAGCTGGTCACACTCATGAACCCCAACACGCTCATGGCGCATGGTGTGCCG GTTGTCCGTACCAACCAGTGCGCAGGAGAATTTGTCATCACATTTCCCCGAGCCTACCACAGCGGCTTCAACCAGGGCTACAACTTTGCCGAGGCAGTCAACTTCTGCACTGCTGACTGG CTGCCTGCAGGGCGTCAGTGTATTGAGCACTATCGGCGGCTCCGGCGCTACTGTGTCTTCTCCCACGAAGAGCTCATTTGCAAGATGGCAGCCTGCCCtgagaagctggatttgaacctggctGCAGCAGTGCACAAGGAAATGTTCATCATGGTACAGGAGGAGCGCCGACTACGAAAGGCTCTGCTTGAGAAG GGCATCACAGAGGCAGAGCGGGAGGCCTTTGAACTGCTCCCCGATGATGAGCGTCAGTGTGCCAAGTGTAAGACGACGTGCTTCCTATCCGCGTTGGCCTGTTATGACTGCCCTGATGGGCTTGTCTGCCTCTCCCACATTGATGACCTCTGCAAATGCCCTACCAGCAAGCAGTATCTGAG ATACCGATACACACTGGATGAGTTACCTGCCATGCTGCATAAGCTCAAAGTGCGGGCTGAGTCCTTCGATACCTGGGCCAGCCAAGTGCGCACCGCCCTGGAATTGGAGGATGGGCGGAAGCGCA GCCTGGAGGAGCTCAGGGCTCTGGAGTCTGAGGCCCGGGAGCGCCGCTTCCCCCACAGTGAGCTCCTGCAGCGACTGAAGGACTGCCTGCGTCAGGCTGAGGCCTGCATCTCTCGGGCCTTGAGGCTGGTCAGCAGCCGGGAGCCGGGGGGCGTGGAGCCCAGTGGGGAACGCTGGGTCCCCAGGGTGCTGCCCCCCCAGTTGACCTTGGAGGAGCTCCGGGAGTTCATTGAGGAGATGAGCAGCTTACCTTGTGCCATGCACCAGATTGGGGAAGTCAAG GACATCTTGGAGCAGGTGGAGGCTTTCCAGGCCCAGGCTCAAACAGCTCTGGCCTCCTTGCCAGCCAGCCTGGGCCACCTACCAGGCCTGCTGGAACAGGCTCATCGCCTGGGTGTGGGGGTGCCCGAGGCCGAGCAGCTTAAGCTACAGGTGCAGCAGGCCCATTGGCTGGATGAGGTGAAGAGGGCCCTGGCGCCCCCTGCCCAGCGGGGTACTTTGGCTGTCATGCGGGGGCTGCTGGCTTCTGGGGCTGATGTGGCACCCAGCCCTGCTGTGGATAAAGCCCGGGCCGAACTGCAGGAGCTGCTGGCCATTGCTGAGCGTTGGGAGGAGAAGGCCCATCTCTGTCTCGAGGCCAG GCAAAAACATCCTCCTGCCACCCTTGAGGCCATAATCCGAGAAGCTGAAAACCTCCCTGTCCACCTGCCCAATATCCTGGCCCTGAAGGAGGCCCTTGGCAAAGCCCGAGCTTGGATTGCGGACGTGGATGAGATCCAG aatGGCGATCACTACCCATGCCTGGATGACTTGGAGGGGCTGGTGGCTGTGGGCCGGGACCTGCCTGTGGGCCTGGAGGAGCTAAGGCAGCTGGAGTTGCAGGTACTCATGGCCCACTCCTGGCGGGAGAAAGCTTCCAAGACCTTCCTCAAGAAGAACTCCTGCTACACCCTGCTCGAG GTGCTGTGTCCATGTGCAGATGCTGGCTCGGAGAGCATGAAGAGGGACcgatggaagagagagaaggaacaggGCCTCTACAGATCAGACACTGAGCTTCTGGGCTTGTCTGCCCAGGACCTCAGAGACCCGGGCTCTGTG ATCCTGGCCTTCAAGGAGGgcgaacagaaagagaaagagggcatCTTACATCTGCGCCGTGCCAATGCAGCCAAGCCCTGTCCATCGGCTCCCAAACTCACTGGGCCCCCCTCAGCTGTGCCCTCACCGGAGGCCCCATCCTGTGTGTGTGGGCAGGCGCCAGTGGGCGAGGGGGCCTTGCAGTGTGACCTGTGTAGGGACTGGTTCCATGGTTGCTGTGTGTCGGCCCCGCGCCTCAGTGGGCTCCGGCCCCTGGCCTGGTGGGAATGGGACACTAAATTCCTCTGCCCGCTCTGCATGCGCTCCCGCCGACCTCGCCTGGAAACCATCTTGGCCCTCCTGGTGGCTCTGCAGAAGCTGCCAGTTCGACTGCCTGAGGGAGAGGCCTTGCAGTGTCTGACTGAGCGGGCCATTGGCTGGCAGGGCAGGGCCCGCAGGGCCCTGGCTTCCAGGGACGTGTCAGCGCTGCTGAGTCGTCTAGCTGAGCTCCGGCAGCGACTGTACCGGTCCTCGGCCACCCCTCGCCCCCAACCTGGCAGCCtggccccacccccactcagGGAGAGCAGAGGTAGCAGCAATGAGCTTCAG TTGTCTTTGGAGAATGGAGATGATGTGAAAAGTGGCGAGAAGACCAGCCCTGGGGGCAGCTCAG ACCTGGAGCTGCTGGCATTAATGCTGCCCCGGCTGGAAGGCCCTGTGCTTGAGCTGCCTGAGGCAGCCCGTGGCCCCCTGGAGGAGCTCATGATGGAGGGGGATCTGCTCGAGGTGACCTTGGACGAGAACCACAGCATCTGGCAGCTGTTGCAGGCTGGCCGCCCCCCAGATCTGAGCCGGCTCCGCACACTGATTGAG CTGGAGAAGGCTGAGAGGCAGGGCACTCGTGGGCGGAGCCGGGCTCCAGAGAAGCGGCGGCGGCGGAAGGGGGAGCGCACTGGTGGGGAGTGCGCTGGTGGTGAGTGTGCCGGCAGCAGCGAGTGCACCGATGTGACTAGAGAGGAGCTGGAGCCAAAGAGGGCACGGGGCCCAGTGACCACCGAGGTGGAGGAGAtgctggaggaggaagaagaagaggaaggggaagctGAGGGGAGCAGAGCTGGGGACGACGCCCTTCCCCCTGGTGGTGGCAACGGCCTGCAGAGTTCCAGCCCTCCCCTGAGCCAGAATAGGCCAGAGGGGAGACCTGGGAGCCAGGCAGGTGGGCCCTCTGCCGGCtgcccccctcccacctccccctgTCCCTCTGAACAACAGTTGTGA
- the KDM5C gene encoding lysine-specific demethylase 5C isoform X2, with the protein MEAGPEDFVPPPECPVFEPSWAEFRDPLGYIAKIRPIAEKSGICKIRPPPDWQPPFAVEVDNFRFTPRIQRLNELEAQTRVKLNYLDQIAKFWEIQGSSLKIPNVERRILDLYSLSKIVVEEGGYEAISKDRRWARVAQRLNYPAGKNIGSLLRSHYERIVYPYEMYQSGANLVCNTRPFDSEEKDKEYKPHSIPLRQSVQPSKFNSYGRRAKRLQPDPEPTEEDIEKNPELKKLQIYGAGPKMMGLGLMAKDKSLRKKDKDGPECPPTVVVKEEVGTEPKLEPASPKAFMDGKEELSHSPEPCTKMTMRLRRSHSNAQFIESYVCRMCTRGDEDDKLLLCDGCDDNYHIFCLLPPLPEIPKGIWRCPKCVMAECKRPPEAFGFEQATREYTLQSFGEMADSFKADYFNMPVHMVPTELVEKEFWRLVNSIEEDVTVEYGADIHSKEFGSGFPISDSTRRLSPEEEEYAASGWNLNVMPVLEQSVLCHINADISGMKVPWLYVGMVFSAFCWHIEDHWSYSINYLHWGEPKTWYGVPSFAAEHLEEVMKKLTPELFDSQPDLLHQLVTLMNPNTLMAHGVPVVRTNQCAGEFVITFPRAYHSGFNQGYNFAEAVNFCTADWLPAGRQCIEHYRRLRRYCVFSHEELICKMAACPEKLDLNLAAAVHKEMFIMVQEERRLRKALLEKGITEAEREAFELLPDDERQCAKCKTTCFLSALACYDCPDGLVCLSHIDDLCKCPTSKQYLRYRYTLDELPAMLHKLKVRAESFDTWASQVRTALELEDGRKRSLEELRALESEARERRFPHSELLQRLKDCLRQAEACISRALRLVSSREPGGVEPSGERWVPRVLPPQLTLEELREFIEEMSSLPCAMHQIGEVKDILEQVEAFQAQAQTALASLPASLGHLPGLLEQAHRLGVGVPEAEQLKLQVQQAHWLDEVKRALAPPAQRGTLAVMRGLLASGADVAPSPAVDKARAELQELLAIAERWEEKAHLCLEARQKHPPATLEAIIREAENLPVHLPNILALKEALGKARAWIADVDEIQNGDHYPCLDDLEGLVAVGRDLPVGLEELRQLELQVLMAHSWREKASKTFLKKNSCYTLLEVLCPCADAGSESMKRDRWKREKEQGLYRSDTELLGLSAQDLRDPGSVILAFKEGEQKEKEGILHLRRANAAKPCPSAPKLTGPPSAVPSPEAPSCVCGQAPVGEGALQCDLCRDWFHGCCVSAPRLSGLRPLAWWEWDTKFLCPLCMRSRRPRLETILALLVALQKLPVRLPEGEALQCLTERAIGWQGRARRALASRDVSALLSRLAELRQRLYRSSATPRPQPGSLAPPPLRESRGSSNELQLSLENGDDVKSGEKTSPGGSSDLELLALMLPRLEGPVLELPEAARGPLEELMMEGDLLEVTLDENHSIWQLLQAGRPPDLSRLRTLIELEKAERQGTRGRSRAPEKRRRRKGERTGGECAGGECAGSSECTDVTREELEPKRARGPVTTEVEEMLEEEEEEEGEAEGSRAGDDALPPGGGNGLQSSSPPLSQNRPEGRPGSQAGGPSAGCPPPTSPCPSEQQL; encoded by the exons ATGGAGGCCGGGCCCGAGGACTTCGTGCCCCCGCCCGAGTGCCCCGTCTTCGAGCCAAGCTGGGCCGAGTTCAGGGACCCTCTGGGCTACATCGCCAAGATCCGGCCCATCGCCGAGAAGTCGGGCATCTGCAAGATCCGGCCGCCGCCG GACTGGCAGCCTCCCTTTGCTGTGGAAGTGGACAACTTCAGGTTCACCCCCCGGATCCAGAGGCTGAATGAACTGGAG GCCCAGACCAGAGTGAAGCTCAATTACTTGGACCAGATTGCCAAGTTCTGGGAGATCCAGGGCTCCTCCCTGAAGATCCCGAATGTGGAGCGACGTATCTTGGACCTCTACAGCCTCAGCAAA ATTGTGGTAGAGGAGGGGGGCTATGAAGCCATCAGCAAGGACCGCCGCTGGGCTCGTGTGGCCCAGCGTCTCAACTACCCAGCCGGCAAGAACATTGGGTCCCTGCTGCGCTCTCACTATGAGCGTATCGTCTACCCCTATGAGATGTACCAGTCTGGAGCCAATCTGGtg TGTAACACACGTCCATTTGATAGCGAAGAGAAAGACAAGGAATACAAGCCCCACAGTATCCCCCTGCGGCAGTCGGTGCAGCCCTCCAAGTTCAATAGCTATGGACGGCGGGCCAAGAGGCTGCAGCCTGAT CCGGAACCCACTGAAGAGGACATAGAGAAGAACCCGGAGCTTAAGAAGCTGCAGATCTATGGGGCCGGCCCTAAGATGATGGGGCTGGGCCTCATGGCCAAGGACAAGAGTCTTCGAAAGAAGG ATAAGGATGGCCCTGAATGCCCCCCAACAGTGGTGGTGAAAGAAGAGGTGGGCACCGAGCCAAAGCTGGAGCCAGCTTCCCCTAAAGCCTTCATGGATGGCAAAGAGGAGCTGAGCCACAGCCCCGAGCCCTGCACCAAGATGACCATGCGTCTGAGGAGGAGCCATAGCAATGCCCAGTTT ATTGAGTCCTATGTGTGCCGGATGTGTACCCGAGGGGATGAGGATGACAAGCTCCTGCTGTGTGATGGCTGTGATGACAACTACCACATCTTTTGCCTCCTGCCTCCCCTCCCAGAGATCCCTAAGGGCATCTGGCGCTGCCCTAAGTGTGTCATGGCG gaatgtaaacgccCTCCAGAGGCCTTTGGCTTTGAGCAAGCCACACGGGAATACACGCTGCAGAGCTTTGGTGAGATGGCTGACTCCTTCAAGGCTGACTACTTCAACATGCCTGTGCAT ATGGTACCCACAGAGCTAGTGGAAAAGGAGTTCTGGCGCCTCGTGAACAGCATTGAGGAGGATGTGACCGTGGAGTATGGGGCAGACATCCACTCCAAGGAGTTTGGCAGTGGCTTTCCCATTAGTGACAGCACAAGGCGCCTGTCCCCTGAGGAGGAG GAGTACGCGGCCAGTGGTTGGAACCTCAACGTCATGCCCGTCCTGGAACAGTCGGTCTTGTGCCACATCAATGCTGACATCTCTGGCATGAAGGTGCCCTGGCTATATGTGGGCATGGTCTTCTCAGCCTTCTGCTGGCACATTGAGGATCACTGGAGCTACTCCATTAACTACCTCCATTG GGGAGAGCCTAAGACGTGGTACGGTGTCCCGTCATTCGCAGCCGAGCACCTGGAGGAGGTGATGAAAAAGCTGACGCCTGAGCTTTTTGACAGCCAGCCCGACCTTCTCCATCAGCTGGTCACACTCATGAACCCCAACACGCTCATGGCGCATGGTGTGCCG GTTGTCCGTACCAACCAGTGCGCAGGAGAATTTGTCATCACATTTCCCCGAGCCTACCACAGCGGCTTCAACCAGGGCTACAACTTTGCCGAGGCAGTCAACTTCTGCACTGCTGACTGG CTGCCTGCAGGGCGTCAGTGTATTGAGCACTATCGGCGGCTCCGGCGCTACTGTGTCTTCTCCCACGAAGAGCTCATTTGCAAGATGGCAGCCTGCCCtgagaagctggatttgaacctggctGCAGCAGTGCACAAGGAAATGTTCATCATGGTACAGGAGGAGCGCCGACTACGAAAGGCTCTGCTTGAGAAG GGCATCACAGAGGCAGAGCGGGAGGCCTTTGAACTGCTCCCCGATGATGAGCGTCAGTGTGCCAAGTGTAAGACGACGTGCTTCCTATCCGCGTTGGCCTGTTATGACTGCCCTGATGGGCTTGTCTGCCTCTCCCACATTGATGACCTCTGCAAATGCCCTACCAGCAAGCAGTATCTGAG ATACCGATACACACTGGATGAGTTACCTGCCATGCTGCATAAGCTCAAAGTGCGGGCTGAGTCCTTCGATACCTGGGCCAGCCAAGTGCGCACCGCCCTGGAATTGGAGGATGGGCGGAAGCGCA GCCTGGAGGAGCTCAGGGCTCTGGAGTCTGAGGCCCGGGAGCGCCGCTTCCCCCACAGTGAGCTCCTGCAGCGACTGAAGGACTGCCTGCGTCAGGCTGAGGCCTGCATCTCTCGGGCCTTGAGGCTGGTCAGCAGCCGGGAGCCGGGGGGCGTGGAGCCCAGTGGGGAACGCTGGGTCCCCAGGGTGCTGCCCCCCCAGTTGACCTTGGAGGAGCTCCGGGAGTTCATTGAGGAGATGAGCAGCTTACCTTGTGCCATGCACCAGATTGGGGAAGTCAAG GACATCTTGGAGCAGGTGGAGGCTTTCCAGGCCCAGGCTCAAACAGCTCTGGCCTCCTTGCCAGCCAGCCTGGGCCACCTACCAGGCCTGCTGGAACAGGCTCATCGCCTGGGTGTGGGGGTGCCCGAGGCCGAGCAGCTTAAGCTACAGGTGCAGCAGGCCCATTGGCTGGATGAGGTGAAGAGGGCCCTGGCGCCCCCTGCCCAGCGGGGTACTTTGGCTGTCATGCGGGGGCTGCTGGCTTCTGGGGCTGATGTGGCACCCAGCCCTGCTGTGGATAAAGCCCGGGCCGAACTGCAGGAGCTGCTGGCCATTGCTGAGCGTTGGGAGGAGAAGGCCCATCTCTGTCTCGAGGCCAG GCAAAAACATCCTCCTGCCACCCTTGAGGCCATAATCCGAGAAGCTGAAAACCTCCCTGTCCACCTGCCCAATATCCTGGCCCTGAAGGAGGCCCTTGGCAAAGCCCGAGCTTGGATTGCGGACGTGGATGAGATCCAG aatGGCGATCACTACCCATGCCTGGATGACTTGGAGGGGCTGGTGGCTGTGGGCCGGGACCTGCCTGTGGGCCTGGAGGAGCTAAGGCAGCTGGAGTTGCAGGTACTCATGGCCCACTCCTGGCGGGAGAAAGCTTCCAAGACCTTCCTCAAGAAGAACTCCTGCTACACCCTGCTCGAG GTGCTGTGTCCATGTGCAGATGCTGGCTCGGAGAGCATGAAGAGGGACcgatggaagagagagaaggaacaggGCCTCTACAGATCAGACACTGAGCTTCTGGGCTTGTCTGCCCAGGACCTCAGAGACCCGGGCTCTGTG ATCCTGGCCTTCAAGGAGGgcgaacagaaagagaaagagggcatCTTACATCTGCGCCGTGCCAATGCAGCCAAGCCCTGTCCATCGGCTCCCAAACTCACTGGGCCCCCCTCAGCTGTGCCCTCACCGGAGGCCCCATCCTGTGTGTGTGGGCAGGCGCCAGTGGGCGAGGGGGCCTTGCAGTGTGACCTGTGTAGGGACTGGTTCCATGGTTGCTGTGTGTCGGCCCCGCGCCTCAGTGGGCTCCGGCCCCTGGCCTGGTGGGAATGGGACACTAAATTCCTCTGCCCGCTCTGCATGCGCTCCCGCCGACCTCGCCTGGAAACCATCTTGGCCCTCCTGGTGGCTCTGCAGAAGCTGCCAGTTCGACTGCCTGAGGGAGAGGCCTTGCAGTGTCTGACTGAGCGGGCCATTGGCTGGCAGGGCAGGGCCCGCAGGGCCCTGGCTTCCAGGGACGTGTCAGCGCTGCTGAGTCGTCTAGCTGAGCTCCGGCAGCGACTGTACCGGTCCTCGGCCACCCCTCGCCCCCAACCTGGCAGCCtggccccacccccactcagGGAGAGCAGAGGTAGCAGCAATGAGCTTCAG TTGTCTTTGGAGAATGGAGATGATGTGAAAAGTGGCGAGAAGACCAGCCCTGGGGGCAGCTCAG ACCTGGAGCTGCTGGCATTAATGCTGCCCCGGCTGGAAGGCCCTGTGCTTGAGCTGCCTGAGGCAGCCCGTGGCCCCCTGGAGGAGCTCATGATGGAGGGGGATCTGCTCGAGGTGACCTTGGACGAGAACCACAGCATCTGGCAGCTGTTGCAGGCTGGCCGCCCCCCAGATCTGAGCCGGCTCCGCACACTGATTGAG CTGGAGAAGGCTGAGAGGCAGGGCACTCGTGGGCGGAGCCGGGCTCCAGAGAAGCGGCGGCGGCGGAAGGGGGAGCGCACTGGTGGGGAGTGCGCTGGTGGTGAGTGTGCCGGCAGCAGCGAGTGCACCGATGTGACTAGAGAGGAGCTGGAGCCAAAGAGGGCACGGGGCCCAGTGACCACCGAGGTGGAGGAGAtgctggaggaggaagaagaagaggaaggggaagctGAGGGGAGCAGAGCTGGGGACGACGCCCTTCCCCCTGGTGGTGGCAACGGCCTGCAGAGTTCCAGCCCTCCCCTGAGCCAGAATAGGCCAGAGGGGAGACCTGGGAGCCAGGCAGGTGGGCCCTCTGCCGGCtgcccccctcccacctccccctgTCCCTCTGAACAACAGTTGTGA
- the LOC140516409 gene encoding uncharacterized protein: protein MADADADAGEDADADAAAAAANAGADQNEAWRARVRAYVRATRSAPGPPPPPPPLSPRRPWSRPLPPPPPPPPTTTPRLLTPPPPSWVGPFPSERRRIPPPLWLAAPTAPTGPIGASADSGAGEAEGFGRGGAVKRPAARACMGRKKSLRRDGGKVLGKWQ, encoded by the exons ATGGCGGACGCGGACGCGGACGCGGGGGAGGACGCGGACGCcgacgccgccgccgccgccgccaatGCGGGCGCGGACCAGAACGAGGCCTGGCGTGCGCGCGTACGTGCGTACGTGCGCGCTACCCGGAGCGCCCCCgggccgccaccgccgccgccgccgttGTCGCCGCGCCGCCCCTGGTCCCGACcactgccgccgccgccgccgccgccgccgacGACGACGCCGCGGCTCCTGACGCCGCCGCCGCCATCTTGGGTCGGGCCGTTCCCTTCTGAGCGGCGGAGAATCCCTCCGCCGCTCTGGCTCGCGGCCCCGACCGCGCCGACTGGCCCTATCGGGGCCTCGGCGGATTCCGGGGCAGGGGAAGCTGAGGGATTCGGAAGGGGCGGGGCCGTGAAGCGGCCGGCGGCTCGAGCTTGTATGGGGAGGAAAAAGTCCCTGAGGCGAGACGGCGGAAAGGTACTAGGAAAG TGGCAGTAG